In Arcobacter ellisii, a genomic segment contains:
- a CDS encoding tyrosine-type recombinase/integrase — protein MIKSKKFTGIYYRKKKNGDITYYFTYQDEGKTKYQKVGDKSQGIDEQYVNDIRITTITNIKNDELPPKIVRKNNNKYNITVDDISIFYFQYHQTKSSKKRQRQYNYRLKDFFGKMSIYNVTEKHIEQFKEKTLQEVSEQTTLIYLELLSTLFNYYSRKNHIKLINPVMLVDKPRVDNIRQRFLSKKEIDILFDEIKENFTMTIFLSLCLCTGARKSTILNYKVKDVDFEHKMINSYDFKNSSSYKSFLDDRTIELIKVRMEQTDNLNDNLVYMYEIHDLERWISRMFKIVLDNLFNKGLDKNDTKNRVVIHTFRHTVLSHLGIKGNNEFLIKKISNHKSTEIVSRYVKLNDESGKKEIEELWK, from the coding sequence ATGATTAAATCAAAAAAGTTTACAGGTATCTATTATAGAAAGAAAAAGAATGGTGATATCACATATTATTTTACATATCAGGATGAGGGTAAAACTAAATATCAAAAAGTAGGTGATAAGTCACAAGGTATAGATGAACAATATGTTAATGATATTAGAATTACAACTATTACAAATATAAAGAATGATGAATTACCTCCAAAAATTGTTAGAAAAAATAACAATAAATATAATATTACAGTAGATGATATTTCAATATTTTATTTTCAATATCATCAAACTAAATCTAGTAAAAAAAGACAACGACAATATAACTATCGTTTAAAAGATTTCTTCGGTAAAATGAGTATCTATAATGTGACAGAAAAACATATAGAACAATTTAAAGAAAAAACACTACAAGAAGTCTCAGAACAAACAACTTTAATTTATTTAGAGTTACTATCAACTTTATTTAATTATTATAGTAGAAAAAATCATATCAAACTCATCAACCCAGTTATGTTAGTTGATAAACCTAGAGTAGATAATATACGTCAGAGATTTTTATCAAAAAAAGAAATTGATATATTATTTGATGAAATAAAAGAAAATTTTACAATGACTATTTTTTTATCATTGTGTTTGTGTACAGGAGCTAGGAAGAGTACAATATTGAATTATAAAGTTAAAGATGTAGACTTTGAACATAAAATGATTAATTCATATGATTTCAAAAATAGTAGTTCCTATAAAAGTTTTTTAGATGATAGAACTATAGAATTAATTAAAGTTAGAATGGAACAAACTGATAATCTTAATGATAATTTAGTTTATATGTATGAGATTCACGATTTAGAAAGATGGATTTCTAGAATGTTTAAAATTGTATTAGATAATTTATTTAATAAGGGTTTAGATAAAAATGATACAAAGAATAGAGTTGTGATACACACTTTTAGACATACTGTACTTTCTCATCTTGGAATTAAAGGAAACAATGAATTTTTAATAAAAAAAATATCAAATCATAAATCAACTGAGATTGTAAGTCGTTATGTAAAATTAAATGATGAATCAGGAAAAAAAGAAATTGAAGAATTATGGAAGTAA
- a CDS encoding restriction endonuclease subunit S — translation MYETKLAKCSFITRGVKVKEETNYGIDYYEINMKDFDGNSLNMPTELKHNGSDDQIKLKRLEKGDIVIPVRGSSITNKIAIFELESEIPCIVNHQYWIIRPDKNVLNSYYLLFFLLNKDTKKLLNSDERNMSDTNMKSISKEPLKDLIIELPPLDIQDDAKKIFLQYQELHKHINYCISLHQKLGDVIYSNDSNNLDSLLRRIEDAINDFNSVVSISVDSLLSE, via the coding sequence ATGTATGAAACAAAATTAGCTAAATGTTCATTTATTACTAGAGGTGTTAAGGTTAAAGAAGAGACTAATTATGGAATAGATTATTATGAAATCAATATGAAAGATTTTGATGGTAATTCTTTAAATATGCCGACTGAGCTAAAACATAATGGTAGTGATGATCAAATAAAACTAAAAAGATTAGAAAAAGGTGATATTGTTATTCCAGTAAGAGGTTCATCTATAACAAATAAAATTGCAATATTTGAATTAGAATCAGAAATACCTTGTATTGTTAATCATCAATATTGGATTATTAGACCTGACAAAAATGTATTAAATAGTTATTACTTATTGTTTTTTTTATTAAATAAAGATACAAAGAAACTATTAAATAGTGATGAAAGAAATATGTCTGATACAAATATGAAAAGTATCAGTAAAGAACCACTAAAAGATTTAATTATAGAACTACCCCCATTAGACATACAAGATGATGCTAAAAAAATCTTTCTTCAATATCAAGAGCTTCACAAACATATAAATTATTGTATATCTTTACATCAAAAACTTGGTGATGTAATTTATTCTAATGACTCTAATAATTTAGACAGTTTACTAAGAAGGATTGAAGATGCAATCAATGACTTTAACTCTGTAGTTTCTATTAGTGTAGATTCATTATTATCAGAGTAA
- a CDS encoding HD-GYP domain-containing protein — protein MTLSLNKFLFSISFALDLAESEIKCTSSKHSKRVAYICLKMAEILGLSAKEKFDLCSYSLLHDNGLIESFCNFTSEYKSNRSQDYFELINFAEHCVIGENNTKEFPFLTKQENVILYHHENFDGSGLFGKKADEIPLFAQLISFADTLDTNFDLLKISFDKKELILNYVIENENILFSKKIVETFKILSESFLFWGDLEYFDEVNPLEKILPNFSIEVSLEKFLSITKIFSKIIDGKSKFTAKHSVDLEEKSLKLVEYFNLDEETKLKIQIASNLHDIGKLGTPNAILDKEGSLTNQELFEIKKHAYLTHSILSKLENFNDITKWASAHHEKLDGSGYPFGLTSNELGLEERIVSCLDFYQALVEDRPYRNSMSHNDAISILRKNLSDYKIDIDIVNAIDIVFND, from the coding sequence ATGACTTTAAGCCTTAATAAATTTCTATTTTCTATATCATTTGCATTGGATTTAGCAGAGAGTGAAATAAAATGCACATCTTCAAAACATAGTAAAAGAGTTGCTTATATTTGTTTAAAAATGGCAGAAATTTTAGGCTTAAGTGCCAAAGAAAAATTTGATTTATGCTCATACTCTTTATTACATGATAATGGTTTAATTGAAAGTTTTTGTAACTTTACAAGTGAATATAAATCAAATAGAAGTCAAGACTATTTTGAGTTAATAAATTTTGCTGAACATTGTGTTATTGGAGAAAATAATACTAAAGAATTTCCTTTTTTAACAAAACAAGAAAATGTGATTTTATATCATCATGAAAATTTTGATGGGTCAGGTTTATTTGGAAAAAAAGCAGATGAAATTCCTTTATTTGCTCAATTAATCTCTTTTGCTGATACTTTAGATACAAATTTTGATTTATTAAAAATCAGTTTTGATAAAAAAGAGTTGATTTTAAATTATGTGATAGAAAATGAAAATATTTTGTTTTCAAAAAAGATTGTAGAAACATTTAAAATTTTGTCTGAGTCTTTTTTATTTTGGGGAGATTTAGAGTATTTTGATGAAGTAAATCCTTTAGAAAAAATTTTACCAAATTTTTCTATTGAGGTAAGTCTTGAAAAGTTTTTATCTATTACAAAAATATTTTCAAAAATCATAGATGGAAAATCAAAATTTACTGCAAAACATTCTGTTGACTTAGAAGAAAAATCTTTAAAACTTGTAGAATATTTTAATTTAGATGAAGAAACAAAACTAAAAATACAAATAGCTTCAAATTTACATGATATAGGAAAATTAGGAACTCCAAATGCTATTTTAGATAAAGAAGGAAGTCTTACAAATCAAGAACTTTTTGAGATAAAAAAACATGCATATTTAACCCATTCTATTTTAAGTAAGTTAGAAAATTTTAATGACATAACAAAATGGGCATCAGCTCACCATGAAAAACTTGATGGTTCAGGTTATCCTTTTGGTTTAACATCAAATGAATTGGGATTGGAAGAAAGAATAGTTTCTTGTTTAGATTTTTATCAAGCTTTAGTTGAAGATAGACCCTATAGAAATTCAATGTCTCACAATGATGCAATATCAATATTAAGAAAAAATTTAAGTGATTATAAAATAGATATAGATATTGTAAATGCAATAGATATAGTTTTTAATGACTAA
- a CDS encoding ParB N-terminal domain-containing protein, which produces MNKVEDIKDLNIKEMKLDEIIILDRLRSINTDMISPLSDSIQRNGLLNPITINQNNILISGYHRYTACKELNFETILCNIVNTEDEDKMKLIEIDENLIRAELE; this is translated from the coding sequence ATGAATAAAGTTGAAGACATTAAAGATTTAAATATAAAAGAAATGAAATTAGATGAAATTATTATCTTAGATAGATTAAGAAGTATTAATACAGATATGATTAGCCCATTATCAGATTCAATTCAAAGAAATGGTTTACTAAACCCAATTACAATCAATCAAAATAATATTCTAATTAGTGGTTATCATAGATATACTGCTTGTAAAGAATTAAATTTTGAAACAATATTATGTAATATAGTTAATACAGAAGATGAAGATAAAATGAAATTAATAGAAATTGATGAAAATCTTATAAGAGCTGAACTGGAATGA
- a CDS encoding recombinase family protein has protein sequence MIYSYIRVSTNQQSVKVQLDEIQRYCDLNHLSIDESIKVEISSRKDLRERKIDELLSKVKDGDILIVTELSRLGRNTGEVITLIDTLIKMNVEVRILKQNLFIKSKDPMNKMLITILSMFSEFERDIISQRTKESLQNLKD, from the coding sequence ATGATTTATTCTTATATTAGAGTTAGTACAAATCAACAATCAGTAAAAGTTCAATTAGATGAAATTCAAAGATACTGTGACTTAAATCACCTAAGTATTGATGAGTCTATAAAAGTTGAAATTAGTTCAAGAAAAGATTTAAGAGAAAGAAAGATTGATGAATTACTATCTAAAGTAAAAGATGGTGATATTTTAATTGTAACAGAACTTTCTAGACTAGGTAGAAACACTGGTGAAGTAATAACTCTCATTGATACTCTAATTAAAATGAATGTTGAAGTAAGAATATTGAAACAGAACTTGTTTATAAAATCAAAAGACCCGATGAACAAGATGTTAATTACAATCTTATCAATGTTTAGTGAATTTGAAAGAGACATTATAAGTCAAAGAACTAAAGAGAGTCTACAGAACTTAAAAGATTGA
- a CDS encoding recombinase family protein → MIYSYIRVSTNQQSVKVQLDEIQRYCDLNHLSIDESIKVEISSRKDLRERKIDELLSKVKDGDILIVTELSRLGRNTGEVITLIDTLIKMNVEVRILKQNLFIKSKDPMNKMLITILSMFSEFERDIISQRTKESLQNLKDRGIKLGKKTGTIQTSKYDIDKDRIVELLTLGLSFRKVINHLGYGEVSSLHTYVKKRNLIHKLD, encoded by the coding sequence ATGATTTATTCTTATATTAGAGTTAGTACAAATCAACAATCAGTAAAAGTTCAATTAGATGAAATTCAAAGATACTGTGACTTAAATCACCTAAGTATTGATGAGTCTATAAAAGTTGAAATTAGTTCAAGAAAAGATTTAAGAGAAAGAAAGATTGATGAATTACTATCTAAAGTAAAAGATGGTGATATTTTAATTGTAACAGAACTTTCTAGACTAGGTAGAAACACTGGTGAAGTAATAACTCTCATTGATACTCTAATTAAAATGAATGTTGAAGTAAGAATATTGAAACAGAACTTGTTTATAAAATCAAAAGACCCGATGAACAAGATGTTAATTACAATCTTATCAATGTTTAGTGAATTTGAAAGAGACATTATAAGTCAAAGAACTAAAGAGAGTCTACAGAACTTAAAAGATAGAGGAATCAAATTAGGTAAGAAGACTGGTACTATACAAACATCAAAGTACGATATAGATAAAGATAGAATAGTTGAATTACTAACACTAGGACTTAGTTTTAGAAAAGTAATAAATCATCTAGGATATGGTGAAGTTAGTTCATTACACACTTATGTTAAGAAGAGAAATTTGATACATAAATTAGATTAA
- a CDS encoding IS3 family transposase (programmed frameshift) — protein MGRREYSEEFRRDAVKQVVENGYGIVETAERLGVHHDSLRNWIRKYQSPEAEVETKKFQDTQAEIKRLQKELKRVTEERDILKKGRSVLCKQPKLKYAFIKVHEIQYTIRRMCTVLKVHPSGYYKWLKQPISNLEKENQELLIEIKKAYKESNGIYGYRNIHKDLKASNIHVNKKRVARLMKEAKLCGIGNYKRRPKYKAGSIHKAHPNHLKQCFISQTPNESWVSDITYIRTHEGWIYLAIILDLFSRKIIGWATSHRITTDLIIQALKNTKYRIPKDGVILHSDQGSQYSSYEYKTFLKHHNITPSMSRRGNCYDNAVAESFFKTLKKELVRKTIFRTREEARDKIFEYIEMFYNSKRRHSYLGFISPNEFEKRYNENVTQPEVLTD, from the exons ATGGGAAGAAGAGAATATAGTGAAGAGTTTAGAAGGGATGCTGTAAAACAAGTTGTTGAGAATGGATATGGGATTGTTGAAACAGCTGAGAGATTAGGTGTACATCATGATTCTTTGAGAAATTGGATAAGAAAGTACCAATCACCTGAAGCAGAAGTAGAAACAAAAAAGTTTCAAGATACACAAGCTGAAATAAAAAGATTACAAAAAGAGCTAAAAAGAGTTACAGAAGAACGAGATATATTAAAAAAGG GCCGCAGCGTACTTTGCAAGCAACCCAAATTAAAGTACGCATTTATTAAAGTGCATGAAATACAGTACACAATAAGAAGAATGTGTACTGTGTTAAAAGTTCATCCAAGTGGGTATTATAAATGGTTAAAACAACCTATTTCAAATCTTGAAAAAGAGAATCAAGAACTTCTTATTGAAATAAAAAAAGCATATAAAGAATCAAATGGAATTTATGGTTATAGAAATATTCATAAGGATTTGAAAGCTTCAAATATTCATGTAAATAAAAAAAGAGTTGCAAGATTAATGAAAGAAGCAAAACTTTGTGGAATAGGAAATTATAAAAGAAGACCTAAGTATAAAGCAGGTTCAATTCATAAAGCTCATCCAAATCATTTAAAACAATGTTTTATATCACAAACTCCAAATGAATCATGGGTAAGTGATATAACTTATATAAGAACTCATGAAGGATGGATATATCTTGCAATTATCTTAGATTTATTTTCAAGGAAAATTATAGGATGGGCAACAAGTCATAGAATTACAACAGATTTAATAATTCAAGCATTAAAAAATACTAAATATAGAATTCCAAAAGATGGAGTAATTTTACATTCAGATCAAGGGAGTCAATATAGCTCATATGAATATAAAACTTTTTTAAAACATCATAACATCACACCAAGTATGAGTAGAAGAGGAAATTGTTATGATAATGCAGTTGCAGAAAGTTTTTTTAAAACATTAAAAAAAGAGTTAGTAAGAAAAACCATTTTTAGAACAAGAGAAGAAGCAAGAGATAAAATATTTGAATATATTGAGATGTTTTATAATTCAAAAAGAAGACATAGTTATTTAGGTTTTATAAGTCCAAATGAATTTGAGAAAAGGTACAATGAAAATGTTACTCAACCTGAGGTGTTAACTGATTAA
- the istB gene encoding IS21-like element helper ATPase IstB: MRTKNTTNLRNSGPVNLENGSLKANIESYCKLLSLSSVADNYESAALDAAKAKLSYQDYLYKLLQQQIVDRVDRSVNARIKKAGFKYMATLDEFDFSFQPQIDEKLIRELATLSFLDSATNVLLVGAPGVGKTHLSIALGLEATKQRRRVKFISAEDLTNELIAANHSNTITDYLESMSRIELLIIDEIGYLDLSREVASLFFRLISKRYEKSSTIITSNKEFQEWGQIFNDDVIATAILDRLLHHSHPFLINGPSYRMKDLLPKSKKKQNLENKNNEI, from the coding sequence ATGAGAACTAAAAATACAACAAACTTACGTAATTCTGGACCAGTTAATTTAGAAAATGGTTCACTAAAAGCAAATATAGAGAGTTATTGCAAACTTTTATCTCTTTCATCAGTAGCAGATAATTATGAAAGTGCAGCACTCGATGCTGCTAAAGCAAAACTATCATATCAAGATTATCTGTATAAACTATTGCAACAACAAATTGTTGATAGAGTTGATAGAAGTGTAAATGCTAGAATTAAAAAAGCAGGATTCAAATATATGGCAACTTTAGATGAGTTTGATTTTAGCTTTCAACCACAAATAGATGAAAAATTAATAAGAGAATTAGCAACTCTAAGCTTTTTAGATAGTGCTACAAATGTACTTTTAGTTGGAGCACCAGGAGTTGGAAAAACTCATCTTTCAATTGCATTAGGACTTGAAGCCACCAAACAAAGAAGAAGAGTAAAATTTATAAGTGCTGAAGATTTAACCAATGAACTAATAGCTGCAAATCACTCTAATACTATAACAGATTATCTTGAAAGTATGAGTAGAATAGAGTTACTAATAATTGATGAAATTGGATACTTAGACCTTTCAAGAGAAGTAGCATCACTTTTTTTTAGACTTATTTCAAAGAGATATGAAAAATCTTCAACAATAATTACATCAAATAAAGAATTTCAAGAATGGGGACAGATATTTAATGATGATGTGATAGCAACAGCAATACTAGATAGACTTTTACATCATTCACATCCATTTTTAATAAATGGTCCAAGTTATAGAATGAAAGATTTATTGCCAAAAAGTAAAAAGAAACAAAATTTAGAGAATAAAAATAACGAAATTTAA
- a CDS encoding sensor domain-containing diguanylate cyclase, whose product MSQRSFQKYFMLYFIIFGIIISTLGTSINYLFQINEINLDTVKKAKDIYDIKIDTILKPAIKDIDKTVKSLATNKTVIEYITTHNSHSQEELEQIFLAVVGSQNEIMQARLISKDGKEIIRVDKNKNSDDAFVTPKDKLQDKSDRDYFKMVSFMNEQSIWHSKMDLNIENGKIEIPYNPTFRTAMPLFDKENKFAGMVIVNMHLTALFNAIGKSSTFEHYILDKDNNFILHPNDEFSFNKYTNVKRNINDDFPNGLNDKEIFVFPIDNILKNDDKATLVLKPKNIYKSTLLQSKIYTAFWVALITIILSLILSIYAAKNPVKLQMALLKAHEKLNEFTLIIDKYIITATTKKDSTIVDVSSAFIKSSGYSKEELVGQKMHIIRHPNEDEKKFKELWNTVSSGNAWDGEIRNKNKDGEDYWLHQHIIPTFDKENNIETFVSLGTDITAKKELEKMASIDKLTNIYNRRMIDEFLRKEIAIEKRHSNGLSLILIDIDYFKKVNDTYGHQMGDLVLSQIAKIITKNSRKSDIQGRYGGEEFIVICPQTTCKQALVLAEKIRTAVENFNFDQIGTKTISLGISTYEENDTEESLVKKADIALYQAKNSGRNKVILFEGIDLEERELESFNTYDYQSYVI is encoded by the coding sequence ATGTCTCAAAGAAGTTTTCAAAAATATTTTATGTTATATTTTATAATTTTTGGAATAATTATCTCTACTTTGGGAACAAGTATTAACTATTTATTTCAAATAAACGAAATTAATCTTGATACAGTTAAAAAAGCAAAAGATATATATGACATAAAAATTGATACTATTTTAAAACCTGCTATTAAAGATATTGATAAAACTGTTAAATCTTTAGCTACAAATAAAACAGTTATAGAATATATAACTACTCATAATTCACATTCACAAGAAGAACTTGAACAGATATTTTTAGCAGTAGTTGGCTCTCAAAATGAAATTATGCAAGCAAGACTAATTTCAAAAGATGGAAAAGAGATAATTAGAGTTGATAAAAATAAAAATAGTGATGATGCTTTTGTTACTCCAAAAGATAAACTTCAAGATAAAAGTGATAGGGATTATTTTAAAATGGTCTCTTTTATGAACGAACAATCAATTTGGCATTCTAAAATGGATTTAAATATAGAAAATGGAAAAATTGAAATACCATATAATCCTACATTTAGAACAGCTATGCCACTTTTTGATAAGGAAAATAAGTTTGCTGGTATGGTAATAGTAAATATGCATTTAACAGCTCTTTTTAATGCTATTGGTAAATCTTCTACTTTTGAACACTATATTCTTGATAAAGACAATAACTTTATACTACATCCAAATGATGAATTTTCATTTAATAAATATACAAATGTAAAAAGAAATATAAATGATGATTTCCCAAATGGATTAAATGATAAAGAAATATTTGTATTTCCAATTGATAATATTTTAAAAAATGACGATAAAGCGACATTAGTTTTAAAACCAAAGAATATATATAAATCAACACTCCTTCAAAGTAAAATATATACAGCATTTTGGGTAGCATTAATTACGATAATACTAAGTTTAATACTTTCAATTTATGCAGCAAAAAATCCAGTTAAATTACAAATGGCTCTTTTAAAAGCTCACGAAAAATTAAATGAATTTACATTAATTATAGATAAATATATTATCACAGCAACTACAAAAAAAGATAGTACAATAGTTGATGTTAGTAGTGCTTTTATAAAGTCTTCTGGTTACTCAAAAGAAGAATTAGTTGGTCAAAAAATGCATATTATAAGACATCCAAATGAAGATGAAAAGAAATTTAAAGAGTTATGGAATACTGTAAGTTCAGGTAATGCTTGGGATGGTGAAATCAGAAATAAAAATAAAGATGGTGAAGATTATTGGCTTCATCAACATATAATTCCAACTTTTGATAAAGAGAATAATATTGAAACTTTTGTTTCTTTAGGAACTGATATAACAGCTAAAAAAGAACTTGAAAAAATGGCATCAATAGATAAACTAACAAATATCTATAATAGAAGAATGATTGATGAATTTTTAAGAAAAGAGATAGCAATAGAAAAAAGACATTCAAATGGATTATCACTGATTTTGATAGATATTGATTACTTTAAAAAAGTAAATGATACTTATGGGCATCAAATGGGAGATTTAGTTTTATCACAAATTGCAAAAATTATCACTAAAAATAGCAGAAAATCAGATATTCAAGGAAGATATGGAGGAGAAGAGTTTATAGTTATTTGTCCACAAACTACTTGTAAACAAGCACTTGTGTTGGCTGAAAAAATAAGAACTGCAGTTGAAAATTTCAACTTTGACCAAATAGGAACAAAAACAATAAGTTTAGGTATCTCTACATATGAAGAAAATGACACAGAAGAAAGTTTAGTTAAAAAAGCAGATATTGCTTTATATCAAGCAAAAAACAGTGGTAGAAATAAAGTTATTTTATTTGAGGGAATTGATTTAGAAGAACGAGAACTTGAAAGTTTTAATACTTATGATTATCAATCTTATGTGATTTAG
- the istA gene encoding IS21 family transposase → MEDWVTIRNLKKKDPNLGTRTIALMLGISRNTVKKALASDELPLYNRGEKKINEAVEPFIDFIKESFLKKNLKASRILKDIKSKGYRGSQYALYAYIREILKPIANDVSKNSPHAYMRYETKPAEQMQYDWSPYTVTIGENLVKINIHQTILGFSRYKFYDVSLNVSGSDVYTALEESFIFFGGVCERIQVDNATVFITNASKDNLIWNPRFLSLCGLYGIKPTRSMPSHPWSKGKVESPFSYLETHFISGNEFKSFEDLRERLKQFQDEHNLEIHGTTKQISKILFEKEEQSFLKPLPINPITGELKRYVGFKEEFRKANSECLVSYKGNKYSVPHYFASKEVWLRVLYGTTLQIYSSKNKLIATHTISLKKGEVLVNKEHFFGYRKESQFDSIAISISRLIKRFANYINIHKFIENIKVQKRISPAYHLYKIANLFEYYDEADCIMAMEEAISLNIYSFSFIKGTITHQTKPKNEQLNLFNIKLPQANIKRDLGDYKL, encoded by the coding sequence ATGGAGGATTGGGTAACTATTCGTAATCTAAAAAAGAAAGATCCAAACTTAGGGACAAGAACCATTGCTTTAATGTTAGGTATTAGTAGAAATACTGTAAAAAAAGCATTAGCAAGTGATGAATTACCTTTATATAACAGAGGTGAGAAAAAGATAAATGAAGCAGTTGAACCATTTATTGATTTTATCAAAGAGTCATTTTTAAAGAAAAATTTAAAAGCTAGTAGAATTTTAAAAGATATAAAATCAAAAGGATATAGAGGAAGTCAATATGCTTTATATGCTTACATAAGAGAAATTTTAAAACCAATAGCAAACGATGTAAGTAAAAATTCACCTCATGCTTACATGAGATATGAAACAAAACCAGCTGAACAGATGCAATATGATTGGAGTCCATATACAGTTACTATTGGGGAAAATCTTGTAAAAATAAATATACATCAAACAATCTTAGGATTTAGTAGATATAAATTTTATGATGTAAGTTTAAATGTATCAGGAAGTGATGTATATACAGCATTAGAAGAGAGTTTTATCTTCTTTGGTGGAGTTTGTGAGAGAATACAAGTTGATAATGCAACAGTATTTATAACAAATGCTTCTAAAGATAATCTAATTTGGAATCCAAGATTCTTGTCATTGTGTGGATTATATGGAATAAAACCAACACGAAGTATGCCATCACATCCATGGAGTAAAGGTAAAGTTGAATCACCTTTTAGTTATCTTGAAACACATTTTATATCTGGAAATGAGTTTAAAAGCTTTGAAGATCTAAGAGAACGATTAAAACAATTCCAAGATGAGCATAATCTTGAAATTCATGGAACAACTAAACAAATTTCAAAAATACTCTTTGAAAAAGAGGAACAAAGTTTTTTAAAACCACTACCAATAAATCCAATAACTGGGGAATTAAAACGATATGTTGGATTTAAAGAAGAGTTTAGAAAGGCAAATTCTGAATGTTTAGTCTCTTACAAAGGTAATAAATATTCAGTTCCACATTACTTTGCAAGTAAAGAGGTGTGGTTAAGAGTATTATATGGAACAACTTTGCAAATATACTCAAGTAAAAATAAACTAATAGCAACTCATACAATTAGCCTTAAAAAAGGTGAAGTCCTTGTTAATAAAGAGCATTTCTTTGGATATAGAAAAGAGAGTCAGTTTGATTCAATAGCCATTTCAATATCAAGACTTATAAAAAGATTTGCTAACTACATAAATATTCATAAATTCATTGAAAATATCAAAGTTCAAAAAAGAATTAGCCCAGCTTATCACCTTTATAAAATAGCAAACTTGTTTGAATACTATGATGAAGCTGATTGTATTATGGCAATGGAAGAAGCAATTAGTTTAAATATTTATAGCTTCTCCTTTATCAAAGGAACAATTACACATCAAACTAAGCCAAAAAATGAACAGTTAAATCTGTTTAATATCAAATTACCCCAAGCAAATATAAAAAGAGATTTAGGAGATTACAAATTATGA